In one window of Candidatus Deferrimicrobiaceae bacterium DNA:
- a CDS encoding chemotaxis protein CheB, producing the protein MIDVLIVEDSPSAAQLISYILTTDPEIRIAGIASNGAEAIKKLATLSVDVVTMDINLPGGMNGFETTRRIMETRPLPIAIISSLVVPSSGNSNPFRMMVEGALAVLAKPPGPGHPDYERRSKELIRTVRAIAEVKVVRRHTGSARPAAPSTESSARAGIVVPQRTRPPRIAQGTGRYRIVAIGASTGGPAVVESILAGLGPDFPLPILLVQHISAGFTEGYAAWLRKSTGMPTRMARHGELPEAGMVYVAPDDQHMGVSTTGTIVLDGTREAIHGLRPAVAHLFESVARVHGDHAIGVILTGMGADGARELGLIREAGGVTIAQERGSCVVPGMPGEAIRMGSSTFELTPEAIPRKLSALAAE; encoded by the coding sequence ATGATCGACGTCCTGATCGTGGAGGATTCCCCCTCCGCCGCGCAACTCATCAGCTACATCCTCACGACCGACCCCGAGATCCGGATCGCCGGGATCGCATCCAACGGCGCCGAGGCGATCAAGAAGCTGGCCACCCTGTCCGTCGACGTCGTTACGATGGACATCAACCTTCCGGGCGGGATGAACGGCTTCGAGACGACCCGGCGCATCATGGAGACCCGACCGCTTCCGATCGCCATCATCAGCTCGCTCGTCGTGCCCTCCTCCGGGAATTCGAACCCGTTCCGGATGATGGTCGAGGGCGCGCTGGCGGTGCTCGCCAAGCCCCCGGGACCGGGGCACCCCGACTACGAGCGGCGGTCGAAAGAGCTGATCCGCACCGTGCGCGCCATCGCCGAGGTCAAGGTCGTCCGCCGGCACACGGGCTCCGCGCGTCCCGCCGCCCCCTCCACCGAATCCTCCGCACGGGCGGGCATCGTCGTCCCGCAACGGACCCGCCCCCCGCGGATAGCCCAGGGCACGGGACGCTACCGGATCGTGGCGATCGGCGCGTCGACCGGCGGACCCGCCGTGGTCGAATCGATCCTGGCGGGGCTCGGGCCCGATTTCCCGTTGCCGATCCTGCTCGTCCAGCACATCTCGGCCGGCTTCACCGAAGGGTATGCCGCCTGGCTGCGCAAGTCGACGGGGATGCCGACCCGCATGGCGCGGCACGGGGAGCTGCCCGAGGCGGGCATGGTCTACGTCGCCCCCGACGACCAGCACATGGGCGTTTCGACGACCGGGACCATCGTCCTCGACGGTACGCGGGAGGCGATCCACGGGCTGCGCCCTGCGGTAGCCCACCTTTTCGAATCGGTCGCCCGGGTCCACGGCGACCATGCCATCGGCGTGATCCTGACCGGAATGGGCGCGGACGGCGCGCGCGAGCTTGGGCTGATCCGGGAAGCGGGTGGCGTCACCATCGCCCAGGAGCGCGGCAGCTGCGTCGTGCCGGGCATGCCGGGCGAAGCGATCCGGATGGGGTCGTCGACCTTCGAGCTCACGCCCGAGGCGATTCCGAGAAAGCTTTCCGCGCTGGCGGCCGAATGA
- the phoU gene encoding phosphate signaling complex protein PhoU, which yields MTAARHYSEALGELKEMVLRMGGLAERMVDCAINALVERNAGLMDEVRAMENQVNRLHVDIDEVCLETIALRQPAAGDLRFITAAMKINTDLERIGDQATNISQRAASLLAVPPLKPLIDIPRMAQIADGMLKNALDAFVHGDEAMAMETIALDDEVDQLKDQVFRELLTYMMSDPTTIPRAMDLILVSRSLERIADHATNICEDVVFMVKGKDVRHQGPLA from the coding sequence ATGACCGCAGCAAGGCATTATTCGGAAGCGCTCGGCGAGCTCAAGGAAATGGTGCTTCGGATGGGGGGGCTGGCCGAACGGATGGTCGACTGCGCCATCAACGCGCTGGTCGAGCGCAATGCCGGCCTCATGGACGAAGTGCGCGCCATGGAAAACCAGGTCAACCGGCTGCACGTCGATATCGACGAGGTCTGCCTCGAAACGATCGCCCTGCGCCAGCCTGCCGCCGGCGACCTTCGCTTCATCACAGCGGCGATGAAGATCAACACCGACCTGGAGCGGATCGGCGACCAGGCGACCAACATCTCCCAGCGCGCCGCATCCCTGCTGGCCGTCCCGCCGCTCAAGCCACTGATCGATATCCCGCGGATGGCGCAGATCGCCGATGGCATGCTCAAGAACGCGCTCGACGCGTTCGTGCACGGGGACGAGGCAATGGCCATGGAAACCATCGCGCTCGACGACGAGGTCGACCAGCTCAAGGACCAGGTGTTCCGGGAGCTGCTCACCTACATGATGAGCGACCCCACGACCATCCCGCGGGCGATGGACCTCATCCTGGTTTCCCGAAGCCTCGAGCGGATCGCCGACCACGCGACCAACATCTGCGAGGATGTCGTTTTCATGGTCAAGGGAAAGGATGTGCGCCACCAGGGGCCGCTGGCGTAA
- a CDS encoding response regulator, which yields MTTPPVDILLVEDSRTQAALIRHALEEAGYGVRNALDGNRALALIRESAPTLVVSDIMMPGLDGHGLCRVLKADPATAGIPVILLTTLSEPGDIARGIESGADSFLCKPFSPEVLLERIDEFLQNGELSRSRIFDLLVSAIDEGRRKHEALARSYGELLKSRVSRKSLDETIRICARCKKVQDDRGDWVPVEEYFRRVAGLSFTHEFCAECGDGLLRKQSIP from the coding sequence ATGACGACGCCCCCGGTCGATATCCTGCTCGTCGAGGACAGCCGGACGCAGGCCGCCCTGATCCGGCACGCGCTCGAGGAGGCCGGATACGGCGTCCGGAACGCCCTCGACGGGAACCGTGCGCTTGCACTCATCCGGGAATCGGCGCCGACGCTCGTCGTCAGCGACATCATGATGCCCGGCCTCGACGGCCACGGCCTGTGCCGCGTCCTGAAGGCCGATCCCGCGACGGCCGGGATTCCCGTCATCCTCCTGACGACGCTTTCCGAGCCGGGCGACATCGCACGCGGCATCGAGTCCGGCGCCGACAGCTTTCTCTGCAAGCCGTTTTCCCCCGAAGTGTTGCTGGAACGCATCGACGAATTTCTGCAAAATGGGGAGTTGTCGAGAAGCCGGATATTCGACCTGCTGGTGTCCGCCATCGACGAGGGGCGCAGGAAACACGAAGCGCTCGCGCGAAGTTACGGAGAGTTGTTGAAAAGCCGGGTGTCCCGGAAGTCGCTCGACGAGACCATCCGGATCTGCGCACGTTGCAAGAAGGTGCAGGACGACCGCGGAGATTGGGTTCCGGTCGAAGAGTATTTCCGGCGGGTGGCCGGGCTCTCCTTCACCCACGAGTTCTGCGCCGAATGCGGCGACGGCCTGCTGCGGAAGCAGTCCATCCCGTAA
- the pstA gene encoding phosphate ABC transporter permease PstA has translation MIASIALRRRLADRTMKTLFVLAAILVVLPLFMIFADLLWKGAKELKWSLLTDLPRPVGEPGGGIANGILGTLTISGLAMAVGIPVAVMTGIYLAEYGRGRFASIVRFCVDTLAGVPSIIMGIFGYVLIVLPMKRFSAYAGAAALAMIFIPIVVRTTEEMLKTVPQPVREAALALGIERWKATLHITVRTAWSGIVTGILLAMARIVGETAPLLFTALGNQFWQSRLDGPIAAVPLQVFTYAISPYEDWHDKAWAGAVVLILIVLCISLTARFFTREKKWKP, from the coding sequence ATGATCGCGTCGATCGCCCTCCGCCGACGACTGGCCGACCGGACCATGAAAACGCTGTTCGTCCTGGCCGCAATCCTCGTCGTCCTGCCGCTGTTCATGATCTTCGCCGACCTTCTCTGGAAGGGGGCGAAGGAGCTCAAGTGGTCGCTCCTGACCGATCTGCCCCGCCCCGTGGGCGAGCCCGGGGGAGGCATCGCCAACGGCATCCTCGGAACGCTGACGATCAGCGGGTTGGCCATGGCCGTCGGCATCCCGGTGGCGGTCATGACCGGGATCTACCTTGCGGAATACGGCCGCGGCCGGTTCGCATCGATCGTCCGATTCTGCGTCGACACGCTGGCCGGCGTCCCGTCCATCATCATGGGAATCTTCGGATACGTCCTTATCGTGCTGCCGATGAAGCGCTTTTCAGCGTATGCGGGGGCGGCGGCGCTCGCGATGATCTTCATCCCCATCGTCGTCCGCACGACCGAGGAGATGCTGAAGACCGTCCCGCAGCCGGTGCGAGAAGCGGCGCTTGCGCTGGGAATCGAGCGCTGGAAAGCGACGCTGCATATCACGGTCCGGACCGCCTGGTCCGGCATCGTCACCGGCATTTTGCTGGCGATGGCGCGCATCGTCGGCGAGACCGCCCCGCTGCTCTTCACCGCGCTCGGCAACCAGTTCTGGCAGTCGCGGCTCGACGGGCCGATCGCCGCCGTCCCGCTCCAGGTGTTCACCTACGCGATATCGCCCTACGAAGACTGGCACGACAAGGCGTGGGCCGGCGCTGTCGTCCTGATCCTGATCGTGCTCTGCATCAGCTTGACCGCGCGTTTTTTCACCCGGGAGAAGAAATGGAAACCGTAA
- a CDS encoding diguanylate cyclase, which yields MTPEPEQDAPATILIVEDSPTQAEQLQFLLFKHGFQTDVALNGRIAIEAIRLRKPDIVISDIVMPEMDGYELCAAIRSDSGLDSIRIVLLTSLSETDEVLRALESGADYFITKPYDERFLVERIQGILARRKSSDDNPDSNEIVYNHKRYAIHTERRRILDLLLATYESTIKKNGELRRAHDELRNMNDKLERAVTERTKALESETYQRQRVEAVLENLRRAEEALVERHRALSVLYKITTVISVARDPREMCVGVLEAISELKLFGFETRGRIFNVENGRFTDCFPLKAEDNPPPPSLAACEECLCGLAARTGEIILSRGPGEVPLHSVTCECDTHGHVIVPLKTQSGTVGVLCLCVDPAGVPDIGEAGELLRSLGGQIAIGIENARVYEQTRHSSLHDPLTGLPNRRNMEIFFEKAYAQATRGASLSVLLFDIDRFKSYNDTYGHAAGDKVLVSVGKTASEQLRDTDLIARFGGEEFLVICLGLGLTESYKVAERIRAAIEANTEVTVSIGVAAYSHGVGGKEKLIECADAALYVAKNNGRNRVEVHVRKETAPPPFLTRS from the coding sequence ATGACACCGGAACCGGAACAGGACGCACCCGCGACGATCCTCATCGTCGAGGACAGCCCGACGCAGGCCGAGCAACTCCAGTTCCTGCTCTTCAAGCACGGGTTCCAGACCGACGTCGCCCTGAACGGACGCATCGCGATCGAAGCGATCCGGCTGCGCAAGCCCGACATCGTCATCAGCGACATCGTCATGCCCGAGATGGACGGCTACGAACTGTGCGCAGCAATCCGGAGCGATTCCGGCCTCGACAGCATCCGCATCGTGCTGCTGACGTCGCTATCCGAGACCGACGAGGTGCTCCGGGCGCTCGAGAGCGGCGCCGACTATTTCATCACCAAGCCCTACGACGAACGATTCCTCGTCGAACGGATCCAGGGTATCCTGGCCCGGCGCAAGTCGTCCGACGATAACCCCGACAGCAACGAGATCGTCTACAACCACAAGCGTTATGCGATCCACACCGAGCGGCGCCGGATCCTCGACCTGTTGCTGGCGACCTACGAGTCCACCATCAAGAAGAACGGGGAGCTGCGCCGGGCGCACGACGAGCTTCGGAACATGAACGACAAGCTCGAGCGCGCCGTGACCGAGCGGACCAAGGCGCTCGAATCCGAGACCTATCAGCGGCAGCGCGTCGAGGCGGTGCTCGAGAACCTCCGGCGCGCCGAAGAGGCGCTGGTCGAGCGTCACCGTGCGCTCTCGGTGCTCTACAAGATCACCACCGTGATCAGCGTCGCCCGCGACCCGCGCGAGATGTGCGTCGGCGTGTTGGAAGCCATTTCCGAGCTGAAGCTGTTCGGCTTCGAGACGCGCGGCCGGATCTTCAACGTCGAGAACGGACGATTCACGGACTGCTTCCCGCTCAAGGCCGAAGACAACCCTCCCCCTCCCAGCCTCGCGGCGTGCGAGGAATGCCTCTGCGGTCTTGCAGCGCGCACCGGCGAGATCATCCTCTCCCGAGGTCCCGGGGAAGTCCCCCTCCATTCCGTCACCTGCGAATGCGATACGCACGGCCACGTCATCGTACCGCTCAAGACGCAGTCGGGCACCGTCGGCGTCCTTTGCCTTTGCGTCGACCCCGCGGGCGTGCCCGACATCGGGGAGGCCGGAGAACTGCTGCGGTCGCTGGGCGGCCAGATCGCCATCGGCATCGAGAACGCCCGCGTCTACGAGCAGACGCGCCACAGCTCGCTGCACGACCCGCTGACCGGACTGCCCAACCGGCGCAACATGGAGATCTTCTTCGAGAAGGCCTACGCGCAAGCCACACGCGGCGCGTCGCTCTCGGTGCTGCTGTTCGACATCGACCGATTCAAGAGCTACAACGACACCTACGGCCACGCCGCAGGCGACAAGGTGCTCGTCAGCGTCGGCAAGACGGCGTCCGAACAACTTCGCGACACCGACCTGATCGCCCGCTTCGGGGGCGAGGAGTTCCTGGTCATCTGCCTGGGCCTTGGGCTGACGGAATCGTACAAGGTCGCCGAGCGGATCCGCGCCGCTATCGAGGCGAACACCGAGGTGACGGTCAGCATCGGCGTCGCCGCCTACAGCCACGGGGTCGGCGGCAAGGAAAAACTGATCGAGTGCGCCGACGCCGCCCTCTACGTCGCCAAGAACAACGGCCGCAACCGGGTCGAGGTTCACGTCCGGAAGGAGACCGCCCCCCCCCCTTTCTTGACGCGTTCTTGA
- the pstC gene encoding phosphate ABC transporter permease subunit PstC gives MSASRGNVKDILFERATALFAGCVLGLTLLLLGLLVHESLPALKKFGFSFLTGTTWDPVAETFGALPFIYGTLVTSTIALLIAVPLSVGAAVFINEFAPPWLKGPVAFLAELLAAIPSVIYGLWGIFVLVPLLRDHLMKPVAKFLGWIPLFKGPVYGPSMLAAGVLLAIMIVPFILSVSREVMATVPQRQKEAVLSLGGTQWEMIRIVVGQHCIPGIFGATILGLGRAIGETMAVTMLIGNRPDILFSIFQPGYSMAAVIANEFTEATGDLYLSALVAIGLVLFLITFVINLAARWILKRLVARASRGIA, from the coding sequence ATGTCAGCCAGCCGCGGCAACGTGAAAGACATCCTTTTCGAGCGGGCGACCGCCCTGTTCGCCGGTTGCGTCCTGGGGCTGACGCTGTTGCTCCTCGGGCTGCTCGTACACGAGTCTCTGCCCGCCCTGAAGAAGTTCGGCTTCTCCTTCCTCACCGGCACGACCTGGGACCCGGTGGCCGAGACGTTCGGCGCCCTCCCCTTCATCTACGGAACGCTCGTCACCTCGACGATCGCCCTGCTCATCGCGGTGCCACTCAGCGTCGGCGCCGCCGTCTTCATCAACGAATTCGCTCCGCCGTGGCTCAAGGGCCCCGTCGCCTTCCTCGCCGAGCTGCTCGCCGCCATCCCCAGCGTCATTTACGGGCTATGGGGCATCTTCGTGCTGGTGCCGCTGCTGCGCGACCACCTCATGAAGCCCGTCGCGAAGTTCCTCGGCTGGATCCCCCTGTTCAAGGGCCCCGTCTACGGGCCGAGCATGCTCGCGGCCGGAGTCCTGCTCGCCATCATGATCGTCCCGTTCATCCTGTCGGTCAGCCGCGAAGTCATGGCGACCGTGCCGCAGCGCCAGAAGGAGGCGGTGCTGTCGCTGGGCGGCACGCAGTGGGAGATGATCCGGATCGTCGTCGGCCAGCATTGCATCCCCGGGATCTTCGGCGCCACGATCCTGGGCCTCGGCCGCGCCATCGGCGAGACGATGGCGGTCACCATGCTGATCGGAAACCGCCCCGACATCCTCTTCTCCATCTTCCAGCCCGGCTACTCGATGGCCGCCGTCATCGCCAACGAGTTCACCGAGGCGACAGGCGACCTCTACCTGTCCGCGCTGGTCGCCATCGGGCTCGTCCTCTTCCTCATCACGTTTGTCATCAACCTGGCCGCCCGCTGGATCCTCAAGCGGCTCGTCGCCCGGGCCTCCCGGGGGATCGCATGA
- a CDS encoding response regulator produces the protein MSTREEEFLQRLLATFRIEAEEHTSAMSAGLMELEQSPPVPRRRELVEMVYREAHSLKGAARSVNLTEIELMCQSMEGLLAVVKREEVTLSPALCDLLLESLDTVNGLLQGSGEEGPAERQKRLALRDRLGAASRGETGASPPVPSADTPSGPLQEPARAPRRRSEDRLPPPAAAPAAGPVVPGADTIRIPKHKLDALLLQVEELIALKLISQRHVAELRQLRDEVGRWSDGWQRVLPVLRKMAATDGGGEEAAPDEDRDARLLRAFLENHASAVKDIPGRLTLMKKGFGDDVRTVASMVDSLFEDVKDVLMFPCASLLDLFPKVVRDLAREQGKDIDFRISGGTIEVDNRILQEVKDPLLHIIRNCVDHGIESPKERERKRKSPRGKLSISVSRTDGGKIEILTFDDGGGIDPERVRNSAVAKGIITAEESSRMTTDESVGLIFRSGFSTASKITTLSGRGLGLAIVREKIDKLGGTVEVETHSDSGTTFRILIPMTMATFRGTLVRVGTRIFAIPTTNVGRALSLPSERVKRVENVETIELHGKPASLVRLGAILGVPEEPGSDEARTVQLLVLGTGNARIAFKVDEVLSEEEIILKSLGKQLSRVRNVSGATVLASGRVVLVLNVSDLLKSAVLLAGRIDQVPSAPATRTRKRKSVLVVEDSITARTLLKNILESAGYAVVTAIDGIDGFTALQSRSFDLVVSDVQMPRMDGLELTGKIRARKEFADLPVILVTGLESADDRKKGVEAGANAYIVKSSFDQGDLLSAIRRMA, from the coding sequence GTGAGCACCCGGGAAGAAGAGTTCCTCCAGCGGCTGCTGGCCACCTTCCGGATCGAGGCGGAGGAGCACACCTCCGCCATGAGCGCCGGCCTGATGGAACTCGAGCAGTCGCCACCCGTCCCGCGGCGGCGCGAGCTCGTCGAGATGGTCTATCGGGAGGCGCACAGTCTCAAGGGCGCCGCGCGCTCGGTCAACCTGACCGAGATCGAGCTCATGTGCCAGTCGATGGAAGGGCTGCTCGCGGTCGTCAAGCGCGAGGAGGTGACGTTGTCGCCCGCCCTGTGCGACCTCCTCCTCGAATCGCTCGACACGGTCAACGGGCTGCTGCAGGGAAGCGGCGAGGAGGGGCCGGCCGAACGGCAGAAGCGGCTCGCCCTCCGCGACCGGCTCGGGGCGGCTTCGCGCGGGGAAACCGGCGCATCTCCGCCCGTTCCGTCCGCAGATACGCCGTCAGGTCCCCTCCAGGAACCCGCACGGGCGCCCCGCCGCCGATCCGAAGACCGGCTTCCGCCTCCCGCGGCAGCACCGGCCGCAGGCCCGGTGGTCCCCGGCGCCGACACGATCCGGATCCCCAAGCACAAGCTCGATGCGCTGCTGCTGCAGGTCGAGGAGCTTATAGCGCTCAAACTGATCTCACAGCGGCACGTGGCCGAATTGCGCCAACTGCGCGACGAGGTCGGCCGGTGGTCCGATGGCTGGCAACGCGTCCTCCCGGTCCTGCGGAAGATGGCCGCCACCGACGGAGGGGGCGAAGAAGCCGCCCCCGACGAAGACCGCGATGCACGCCTGCTTCGCGCCTTCCTCGAAAACCATGCATCGGCGGTGAAAGATATCCCGGGGCGCCTGACGCTCATGAAGAAGGGATTCGGCGACGACGTCCGCACCGTGGCCTCGATGGTCGATTCCTTGTTCGAGGACGTCAAGGACGTCCTCATGTTTCCCTGCGCTTCGCTCCTCGACCTGTTTCCCAAGGTGGTGCGCGACCTGGCCCGCGAGCAGGGAAAGGACATCGATTTCCGGATCAGCGGCGGAACCATCGAGGTCGACAACCGGATCCTGCAGGAGGTCAAGGACCCGCTGCTGCACATCATCCGGAACTGCGTCGACCACGGGATCGAGTCGCCCAAGGAGCGGGAGCGCAAGCGCAAGTCGCCCCGCGGCAAACTTTCGATCTCGGTGTCGCGGACCGACGGCGGCAAGATCGAGATCCTGACGTTCGACGACGGCGGCGGGATCGATCCCGAGCGGGTCCGGAATTCAGCCGTCGCCAAGGGGATCATTACAGCCGAGGAATCCTCACGGATGACGACGGACGAGTCGGTGGGCCTCATCTTCCGCTCCGGCTTTTCGACGGCGTCCAAGATCACCACCCTTTCCGGCCGGGGGCTTGGGCTCGCGATCGTCCGCGAGAAGATCGACAAGCTCGGGGGCACGGTCGAGGTCGAGACCCACAGCGACTCGGGCACCACCTTCCGGATCCTCATCCCGATGACGATGGCCACCTTCCGCGGTACGCTCGTGCGGGTGGGCACGCGCATCTTCGCGATCCCGACGACCAACGTGGGGCGCGCCCTGAGCCTCCCGTCCGAGCGCGTGAAGCGGGTCGAGAATGTCGAGACCATCGAGCTCCATGGGAAGCCCGCTTCGCTCGTGCGACTGGGCGCCATCCTCGGCGTGCCCGAGGAGCCGGGCAGCGACGAGGCGAGGACGGTCCAGTTGCTCGTGCTGGGAACCGGGAACGCCCGCATCGCGTTCAAGGTCGACGAGGTGCTGAGCGAGGAGGAGATCATCCTCAAGAGCCTCGGGAAGCAACTGTCCCGCGTCCGGAACGTCTCCGGAGCGACGGTGCTCGCCTCCGGGCGGGTCGTCCTGGTGCTCAACGTCTCCGACCTGCTCAAATCCGCCGTGCTCCTCGCAGGGCGGATCGACCAGGTTCCCTCGGCGCCAGCGACCCGAACCCGAAAACGGAAGTCCGTCCTGGTCGTCGAGGACTCCATTACCGCCCGGACGCTGCTCAAGAACATCCTCGAATCGGCCGGGTACGCCGTCGTCACCGCGATCGACGGAATCGACGGGTTCACGGCGCTCCAGTCCAGGAGCTTCGACCTGGTCGTATCCGACGTCCAGATGCCGCGCATGGACGGGCTCGAGCTTACCGGGAAGATCCGCGCCAGGAAGGAATTCGCAGACCTGCCGGTCATTCTCGTGACCGGCCTCGAATCGGCCGACGACCGCAAAAAAGGGGTCGAAGCCGGCGCCAACGCATATATAGTGAAGAGCAGTTTCGACCAGGGCGACCTGCTGTCCGCGATAAGGAGAATGGCTTAA
- the pstB gene encoding phosphate ABC transporter ATP-binding protein PstB, with amino-acid sequence METVKQDILRIESLSAWFGDNQVLRNISMPIGRNTVTSIMGPSGCGKSTFIRCINRMHDLTPGFRLSGGILYDGADIYADRVDSVALRRKIGMVFQQPNPFPRMSIFENVAVGLKLNGASKGKREIAEKVEKSLRMAAIWNEVKDHLSRPGISLSGGQQQRLCIARALAVEPEILLMDEPCSALDPVSTGKIEELIEDLGEKYTIVVVTHNMQQAARISDFVAFFLMGDLVELDRSAKIFTNPSDKRTEEYITGRFG; translated from the coding sequence ATGGAAACCGTAAAGCAGGACATCCTCCGGATCGAATCGCTGTCCGCCTGGTTCGGGGACAACCAGGTGCTCCGGAACATCTCGATGCCCATCGGGCGCAACACCGTCACCTCGATCATGGGTCCGTCGGGCTGCGGGAAAAGCACCTTCATCCGCTGCATCAACCGGATGCACGACCTGACGCCGGGCTTTCGCCTGTCGGGCGGAATCCTCTACGACGGGGCCGACATCTACGCAGACCGGGTCGATTCCGTGGCCTTGCGGCGCAAGATCGGCATGGTGTTCCAGCAGCCGAACCCGTTCCCCCGCATGTCCATCTTCGAGAATGTTGCCGTGGGGCTCAAGCTCAACGGCGCGTCCAAGGGAAAGCGGGAAATCGCCGAGAAGGTCGAGAAATCGCTCCGCATGGCCGCGATCTGGAACGAGGTGAAAGACCATCTCTCGCGCCCCGGCATAAGCCTTTCCGGGGGGCAGCAGCAGCGGCTCTGCATCGCGCGGGCGCTTGCCGTCGAACCCGAGATCCTCCTGATGGACGAGCCATGCTCCGCGCTCGACCCGGTGTCCACCGGCAAGATCGAGGAGCTGATCGAGGACCTCGGCGAGAAGTACACCATCGTCGTCGTCACCCACAACATGCAGCAGGCGGCCCGCATCTCCGACTTCGTCGCCTTCTTCCTGATGGGCGACCTGGTCGAGCTCGACCGCAGCGCGAAGATCTTCACCAACCCGTCCGACAAACGGACGGAGGAATATATCACCGGCAGGTTCGGATGA
- the pstS gene encoding phosphate ABC transporter substrate-binding protein PstS produces MKKRFGSAGRLLLATLCLAMAGTAFAGEVTVNGAGATFPYPLYSKWFYEYSNAHPGVKFNYQSIGSGGGIKQITSGTVDFGATDAPMTADEMKKLPGPIFHIPTAIGAVSVVYNMEGVKNALRLSPEVLADIFLGKIGKWNDPKIAALNKEARLPDIDIVVSHRSDGSGTTDIFTSYLAAVSPGWNKTVGHGKSVNWPVGLGGKGNEGVAGVVKQTPGAIGYVELAFAQQTKMKDAALRNREGKFVSPSLGTTSAAAAGAAKTMPADFRMSLVNAPGKDAYPICGLTWLLVYKDQKDAVKGKAIVSFLKWALHDGQKMNAPLLYAPIPKAVAEKVDKTVREIRSGGKSLY; encoded by the coding sequence ATGAAAAAAAGATTCGGTTCGGCGGGCCGCCTGTTGCTGGCCACGCTCTGCCTGGCGATGGCCGGCACGGCGTTCGCGGGCGAGGTCACCGTGAACGGGGCCGGGGCAACGTTTCCCTACCCGCTCTATTCCAAGTGGTTTTACGAGTATTCGAATGCCCACCCGGGCGTCAAGTTCAACTACCAGTCCATCGGGTCCGGCGGCGGGATCAAGCAGATCACGTCGGGCACGGTCGATTTCGGCGCCACCGACGCTCCGATGACCGCAGACGAGATGAAAAAGCTGCCGGGGCCGATCTTCCACATACCCACCGCGATCGGCGCCGTCTCGGTCGTCTACAACATGGAAGGGGTCAAGAACGCGCTCAGGCTGTCGCCCGAAGTGCTGGCCGATATCTTCCTCGGGAAGATCGGCAAGTGGAACGATCCGAAGATCGCGGCGCTCAACAAGGAAGCGAGGCTCCCCGACATCGATATCGTCGTGTCGCACCGCTCCGACGGCTCCGGCACCACCGATATCTTCACCAGCTACCTGGCCGCCGTCAGCCCGGGGTGGAACAAAACGGTCGGGCACGGCAAATCGGTCAACTGGCCGGTGGGCCTCGGCGGCAAGGGCAACGAGGGCGTCGCGGGCGTGGTCAAGCAGACGCCGGGGGCGATCGGCTACGTCGAGTTGGCGTTCGCCCAACAGACCAAGATGAAGGACGCGGCACTCCGCAACCGGGAAGGAAAGTTCGTCTCTCCCTCGCTGGGGACCACTTCGGCCGCCGCCGCGGGCGCCGCGAAGACGATGCCGGCCGACTTCCGGATGTCGCTGGTCAACGCGCCCGGCAAGGACGCCTACCCGATCTGCGGACTGACCTGGCTGCTCGTCTACAAGGACCAGAAGGATGCCGTCAAGGGGAAGGCGATCGTCTCCTTCCTCAAGTGGGCGCTGCACGACGGCCAGAAGATGAACGCCCCGCTGCTCTACGCTCCGATTCCGAAGGCGGTGGCCGAGAAGGTCGACAAGACGGTGCGCGAGATCAGGTCGGGCGGCAAAAGCCTCTACTGA